The Neodiprion virginianus isolate iyNeoVirg1 chromosome 5, iyNeoVirg1.1, whole genome shotgun sequence genome contains a region encoding:
- the LOC124304779 gene encoding pre-mRNA-splicing factor ATP-dependent RNA helicase PRP16 isoform X4 — MPEPVVPVRDPSSDMAVVARKGSALVRAYREQKERRRAQRKHWELAGTAIGNIMGVSGPDGKPAEGDQQGQDTDFKAGQKYARHINTGESSGDFKHKTIQNQRRSLPVFAVRQELLNVIRENSVVVIVGETGSGKTTQLTQYLHEDGYSRYGIIGCTQPRRVAAMSVAKRVSDEMATPLGEKVGYAIRFEDCTSKETVIKYMTDGILLRESLREGDLDRYSVVIMDEAHERSLSTDVLFGLLREVVARRHDLKLIVTSATMDSTKFSAFFGNAATFAIPGRTFPVEIIHAKNSVEDYVDAAVKQVLQIHLQPRSGDILVFMPGQEDIEVTCEALKERLGEIDSAPPLSILPIYSQLPSDLQAKIFQRAEGGFRKCVVATNIAETSLTVDGIVFVVDSGYCKLKVYNPRIGMDALQVYPVSRANADQRAGRAGRTGPGHCYRLYTRRQYMDELLLTGVPEIQRTNLANTVLLLKSLGVQDLLAFHFMDPPPQDNILNSLYQLWILSALDHTGRLTPLGRQMAEFPLDPPQCQMLIVASQLGCTADILIIVSMLSVPSIFYRPKGREEDSDSAREKFQVPESDHLTFLNVYNQWKSNGYSTSWCNDHFIHGKAMRKVREVRQQLEEILKQQKIEVVSCGTDWDVVRKCICSAYFHQAARLKGIGEYVNCRTGMPCHLHPTSALFGMGFTPDYVVYHELVMTAKEYMQCVTAVDGHWLAELGPMFFSVKETGRSGRAKRQQALQHLHEMEGQMKVAEEEMRLRAQEQLEKEQASVRKKEILTPGVRDPGTPVSYRKTPGRFGL; from the exons ATG CCTGAGCCAGTGGTACCAGTCCGGGATCCGAGTTCAGACATGGCCGTGGTTGCACGAAAAGGATCAGCTTTAGTACGGGCCTATAGGGAGCAAAAAGAACGCCGTAGAGCGCAGCGTAAGCATTGGGAATTAGCAGGCACAGCAATTGGAAACATTATGGGAGTAAGCGGTCCTGACGGCAAGCCAGCCGAAGGGGATCAACAAGGCCAAGATACTGACTTCAAAGCAGGGCAGAAGTACGCTCGTCACATTAACACTGGCGAAAGCTCCGGCGATTTCAAGCATAAGACAATTCAGAACCAGCGAAGAAGTCTCCCAGTTTTTGCAGTGAGGCAGGAGCTGTTAAATGTTATCAGAGAAAATAGCGTTGTTGTCATAGTTGGAGAAACTGGTAGCGGAAAAACTACTCAGCTGACACAATACCTACATGAAGATGGCTACAGCCGTTACGGTATCATAGGTTGCACTCAACCGAGAAGAGTTGCGGCCATGTCTGTAGCTAAGCGAGTGTCCGATGAAATGGCTACACCATTGGGGGAAAAAGTTGGCTATGCAATTCGTTTTGAAGATTGTACTTCAAAAGAG ACTGTCATAAAGTACATGACCGATGGGATTCTTCTACGAGAGAGTTTACGAGAGGGTGATTTGGATCGATATAGCGTCGTTATCATGGATGAGGCTCATGAAAGATCTCTGTCCACTGACGTACTATTTGGACTACTGAGAGAG GTGGTGGCACGTAGGCACGATTTGAAGCTTATAGTAACATCGGCAACTATGGACTCGACGAAATTCTCAGCATTCTTTGGCAACGCAGCTACTTTTGCAATTCCTGGTCGTACTTTCCCAGTTGAAATAATACATGCCAAGAACTCAGTCGAGGATTATGTCGATGCTGCGGTTAAACAAGTCTTACAAATTCATCTCCAACCCCGAAGTGGAGATATTCTGGTATTCATGCCTGGACAAGAAGATATCGAAGTAACATGCGAGGCTCTCAAAGAACGTCTCGGAGAAATTGATTCTGCACCTCCACTCTCCATACTCCCAATCTATTCCCAGTTACCATCCGATCTTCAagctaaaatatttcaacgagCGGAAGGGGGCTTTCGTAAATGCGTTGTGGCAACAAATATCGCAGAAACCTCCCTGACTGTGGATGGCATAGTATTCGTCGTTGACTCAGGGTACTGCAAACTGAAAGTCTATAATCCAAGAATAGGTATGGATGCGCTACAGGTATACCCTGTCTCAAGAGCGAATGCTGATCAAAGAGCAGGTCGAGCCGGTCGTACAGGACCAGGACATTGCTATCGCCTTTATACGCGTCGCCAGTACATGGATGAGTTACTTCTTACTGGAGTACCAGAAATTCAGAGAACCAATTTAGCCAACACGGTCCTCCTTCTGAAATCTCTTGGGGTGCAGGATCTACTTGCTTTTCACTTCATGGACCCTCCACCTCAAGATAATATACTGAATTCTTTATATCAGTTGTGGATCTTAAGTGCTCTGGATCATACAGGACGCCTTACTCCACTCGGACGTCAAATGGCCGAATTTCCTCTGGATCCTCCGCAGTGTCAAATGCTTATCGTCGCCTCTCAGCTTGGCTGCACTGCTGATATTCTCATCATAG TTTCAATGCTCTCCGTCCCATCAATCTTCTACAGACCAAAGGGGCGAGAGGAAGATTCAGACTCTGCTAGAGAAAAGTTCCAGGTACCAGAATCGGATCACTTGACATTCCTGAATGTATACAACCAGTGGAAATCCAACGGCTATTCAACCTCTTGGTGTAACGACCACTTTATACATGGTAAAGCAATGCGAAAAGTGAGAGAAGTGCGTCAACAACTAGAAGAGATACTTAAGCaacaaaaaatagaagttGTAAGCTGTGGCACAGACTGGGATGTGGTGAGGAAATGTATTTGTTCAGCATATTTCCACCAAGCTGCACGTCTCAAAGGTATAGGAGAGTACGTTAATTGTCGTACAGGAATGCCTTGTCATCTTCATCCTACGTCTGCCTTGTTCGGTATGGGATTCACCCCTGACTACGTTGTTTATCACGAGCTAGTAATGACTGCCAAAGAATACATGCAGTGCGTTACCGCTGTTGATGGTCACTGGCTAGCCGAGCTTGGCCCAATGTTCTTTAGTGTCAAAGAGACAGGGCGTAGCGGTAGAGCCAAACGACAACAAGCGCTTCAGCATCTTCATGAAATGGAAGGGCAAATGAAGGTTGCCGAGGAAGAAATGCGGCTAAGAGCGCAAGAGCAGCTTGAAAAGGAACAAGCTTCAGTgagaaa gAAAGAGATTTTAACTCCCGGTGTAAGAGACCCTGGCACACCAGTAAGTTATCGGAAAACTCCCGGCCGATTCGGATTGTGA